The window TCTAGAATGGTTATGGATAGACCCTTCCTGATATTGGCTAGAAAACCAATGGTATTTAAAGAAAGGTTTGAGTATATAGAGTTTCTTAAGAGGCTTTTAAGAGAGTTGTACAGGGTTTGTGCTGGTGGATTGCCCACCCCCATTGATATACGAACAGCTTTTGAGGAGATAAAGCTCGATGTTGAAGCTGGTAAACACATTTATGTTATTGATGTGGATGAGGCTTTTCAAAGAGAAGTTAAAGATGATGTAGCAAAGTATGTTGCGGATAGGTTGAGAGAGCTCTATTCACAAGGTCTAGGATTTCTAATATTCTATGGCTCTCAAGACAAACTAATCAAATTAAAGGAGAGCTTGCGGAAAGTCCTTTGCAAAACAGTGCAACCCGTGGAAATAGCTGTGCTTGAAAATTGGAGAATTTATGGCTTAGCTAACCTAGTGTGGGGCAAGGTTGGTTTTGAACTTGCTGAAATTGAGAATATGAGGGAAGATGTTGATCTGGATTCCTATGCTGTAAAACTTGAAGAGGAGTTCTATAGAAAAATTGTTATGCTTGCTTCAGACTTAGATATAATAATCAGTGTGGAGCCTAGTAAAAGGGATGAGGAGAGGCTTGGTGGAGAATCACTGCTTCACTACAGCGTTAAAGCATTTGTTGTTAAGTATTTGAAGGAACATGAAAAAATCCCTGATCACAACATCTTCACAGAGTATGCAATAGGAGATATTGTTGTTGATGTATATACTAAGCATTCTAAATATGGTGATTTAGCAATAGAAGTAGAGACTTTATATGGCACAACAATACCTCTGCTAAAACTTAGAAACACAATAGAAGCAAGGTTATCCAAAGGACTTAGACTATGGATAGTTATTCCAAATCCACAGCTCATGCTATTCCTAACAGACATATCGAAACTTAGAAGCATATATAGAAAAAGATATGGAGAACAAGTAGAGTTTTACACGCTGGACATAGAAAAAGGAGTGTTGGTAAAGCTCTCAGAAATTGTAAAGAAAGTCAAGCAACTTATAACCTTACAAAGAGAATCATCAAATAATTGATAAGCTTAAACACATCACTATTTTCATAAAGTTCAATTTAGATTCTTCACCCAGAAGTTTCCATTGCTGAATTCTAGAGTGCTAGCTCTATATTAAAAATTAAGCTAAGCATTTATACTGTTATGTGAGCTACTATTGCTTAAAATTCACCTTAATTTTGTAACCTCCGATAACATTAACTTTGAAGTATAATGCTTCAAGTGTTTCTGCGCCGGAACTTGGAATAGCAGGTCTTCCTGAATATATGTGATGGGGCTAATTTGCTAAATAAATCAAGTTGTTGATAGCTAATAGCCTTGAGCTTTATGTTCTCAGTTGCCACTTAAACAATTTCTTAGGTTGCAGATGTGTGCTTCTAGCACCCTTCCCAACATTTCTTATCGTAATTGTTATTAGGATTATCTTGTTTTGCTATTTTCTCTAATATAGTAATAACTATCCTCTTTCTTAACATATTCCGCTTCTTTAACACTTGTAACAGTTTATTTGCTAGTCGCCTACATTTATTGTTTTTCAATGGAATGCCTGATGTAGAAGAGAGTTTTAGCTTCATGTTTAGCAACAATATATGCACCAAGAGCTAGCACTAAACACTAAATCATTCTATGCTGCAAAAAAGATTGGCAAGTGAAATTGTTAATTATAAACAATACCACAGTTCTTCCTCTCACAATTCAATGCAAAATATCTTAGGAAATTATCTAAAGTTGCGTCTGAGGGGAACTGGCATATAATTTAAAACATGAGTGTTTATGGTGCGCTAGAGTCCAGAGGGTTTAGGGTTGCTCATGAGCTTATTCAGCCTGTCAAGTTTCAACGTGGTTTGGGGAGGAGAAGCATCTTTGGCCCGACGGGATTAGAAGTGGCAGGGTTTTGTATCCTTGGAGAATTAGGCTTGAACCTGTGAAAACTGGTGATTTCAACGAGCTTGCACAGAAGCTAAGCTTTGTGAAGAGAAGGAATAGGCCAAACGCATACCTCGTTGGAACACCAGCCAATTTGAAAAGGCCCATCCCAGAAGAGGATGCGAAGCTAATTATTGAAAGCCTTAAGTAGAATACAATGCATGGGTCTTGGCAAAAGCTTTAAGTTTAACCAATTAAAATTTTAGAAAGCTAACAGATCTTCACCCAGACCTCTAGGAAGTGTTCCAGATTTCAAGGTGCTTCAACAATGGTAAAAAACGTATTTAGGAGCTGACAGAAATTGCTATTTTGTGTGATGAGGTTTCTGGTAACTGAAATGTGATGATACCCTGCCTCCCTGAAACAATTAAACAATTGAACATCAATTAAATCACATTTCCTTAACACTTCACAGACCACAGATTATCGAGCAAAGCGCTTGATTAGTGTCAGCAGCTTTCATCATAGACTAAGCCGTTTCACGATTCTAGGAGTGGCAGGTGCCATGCCACCCCCTCAATATTCAACAAGCTCTATGTCTTTAGAGCAGAAAGACGAGTGAATTTATAAGAATGTGAGAATGAATGTAAAAAGAATCACTATATCGATTAATGCTTATGATGCTCTACTGAAGCTTAAAAGACCTGATGAGAGTTTCTCTGAGGTGATGCTGAGACTTGCGAAGAAGAGAAGTCTACTGGATTTTTGCTGATGTGTGGAGAGATGTTGATGACAAGGAGTTGAATAAGGTAATGAAGGAAATAAGAGAAGCTTGGCTAAAATGAAGTTCCATGAGGCTTTAGGCAAAGCCTGTGATGTCAGACCAGGTACCAACCTCACACACGGAATTGAAAGTGCCATGAGTGGGGAAATGCTATTAGAGCAGGGGGATCAGAACTCGCTGAATTCAATAGTAAATGAGATTGAGGAGCTACTGGAGAAGATAAGAAAATGTTTCTCGATACGGCATTAGTGGAAGGAATATCAATCACTATTCATCGTGACCGAAAACTCATCATATTTATAATACAAGAGTTATCCGACTGCAGTCACCAACATAATTGAACTCCAGCACGCTTTGCGAGCTTCTAGTAGGAGGTGTTTTCAGGTTTTGAGTGGAGTAATCACATTAATGTTTAAGACATTGCGTATTTCATTAGCTTTCCTAATTATATCTGTATCGAGTGTGACGAACTCACTACACATAGCTTTACTACAGGCTACAATATGGAGCAGATCGAGTGTTTTAAGCTTTAGGATGGGGGCATAGGTGAAAGACTCCTTTAGGACATCGTTGAAATCTATTTCTACGAGCTCGGCCCCCACTCTCCTCGTTGAGTAAATCGCTAGTGGCAGTGGATCCCTTAACCCAGCTCTTGAGTAAACCGAAGCTAGTTCTACAAGTGTCAGTTTGGATACTACTCTCTTTCCATTAATGTTATCCACCAATGCCACAACCTTCTCGTGATTTGGATCCGCTTCATCAACATAGGATATGATGACATTAGTGTCTATGTAGATTGTTCTTGAGCTTCTGTTCATGAACTAGCGACCCCTATCCTCCTCCAACACCCTGCTTAGGCCACCATGCCTCAGCCTAAATCCCTGTCTCTCCAACTCCTCAACCCTCCTGAGGACATCTTCCCAGAATTCAACCTCCCTCACAACCTCTTTCAAACCCTTCTCAATCATTATGTTGAAAGCGTGAGACCTACTCCTAGCAATACCATACCTCACCATTTTATCAGCAAGCTCCACCAACTCTCTACGCACCTTAATTGATACAGAAACACTCATAAGCTACACCTTTCAATTCCATTTGATGGATTTCGAATTTTATTCTGTCGGATGAGACTTTCCATTGCTGGATTCTGAAGCATTTGCTATAAACTATGTTGAATTGAGTATAAAAGTTTTTAGCTAGTTAACACCATGTAATGGTTATGATCATTAATCATCAATGATCTGAAGAAGTCATCACTACAATGCCTCTATTAAAATGAGCTTCATAAACTCTAATTGTAAAGAATTGACTAAATTATATCATAAAGAAAATCTTTATGGCTTATAAAAGCTTTTAAAAGACTTAAATATCATTGCAATACCATTATTGTCCATATCAAATGTTTATAGAGTTGAATAGCTTAAAACTCTATTGCTTATTGGCTTCTGAAAATCTGAATTCGTTAAACGACATTGAGAGGAATTTCATGTTAAGCTTAAAACATTCTTCCTGTAGCTTTTCATGGTGAGATTTTGTCTAGGTTCCTTCTAGTTGCTCTTATAATTGCAATTGTTGTAGCTGAATCAATTGGGTATTCATTGGGCTTAGTGCAAGGGAAGTTGTAACAACTAATATATATTATAACAACTACATAACCAACAATTGTTGTTGTCACAGCTTCAGAAAACAACATTCACCACAACAATTGCTCAAAACCAAAGCAACGCTACTAACACCTATGAGACATCAAAAGAAACAGTTACTCAATCAGCCAAAGAAACAAAAACAATAGTGAATGGAAATACTGTCCTGATTATAATAGGTGTGATATTTATTGCAGTTGCAATTGCTTTCCTCAAATCCTTTCAATTCCATTTGATGGATTCTGATCCTTGTTCTGCCAGTTGAGATTCTTCATTTATGGGCTCTGAAGTGTTCATTATAAATTGTGTTGAATCAAGTGCAAAAGCTTTTAAGCTGAATAAAGTGACGTGAGAATAACAACTTTCAAGCATCAATGATTTGAGGAAGTGATAAGTACAGCATGGTTATTGCAGTGAGGCTCATGAGGGTTTTAAGTTGACTAGGTTACCTAGACAAAGAAATTTTTGTGGCTTGGTAAATGTTTTTAAAGGGTTTATGTATCTTAGCAGCTCATGAACTATATGTTGTAAATGATAATTAATTTGTGTAGAAATCAAATAGATGTGATTGAAGGTAATGCATTTGTATATAAAAACCTTTTTAATGTATTTGAGAGTTTGGTGAATGAAGTTAGAAGTGGGGTTGTTGTTTGAGGGAGCCGCCAACTTGGCTCATCAATATCTTGAGGAGGTTTGTTGCTGAGGCTGAGAAGCTTCTGGGTTCTGTTGAGGTGTATTTGTTTGGTAGTTATGCGAGAGGTGATTGGCTTGAGGATAGTGATGTGGATTTGATTGTTGTGTCCCCGGCTTTCAGAGGTTTGGATGTTGGGAAGAGGTATTCTATTGTTAGAAGATTTCTCCCAAAGGACATGGGCTTTGAAATACTAACCTACACACCTGAAGAGTTTGAAGAGGCGAAG of the Ignisphaera cupida genome contains:
- a CDS encoding antitoxin VapB family protein — protein: MNVKRITISINAYDALLKLKRPDESFSEVMLRLAKKRSLLDFC
- a CDS encoding type II toxin-antitoxin system VapC family toxin, whose product is MNRSSRTIYIDTNVIISYVDEADPNHEKVVALVDNINGKRVVSKLTLVELASVYSRAGLRDPLPLAIYSTRRVGAELVEIDFNDVLKESFTYAPILKLKTLDLLHIVACSKAMCSEFVTLDTDIIRKANEIRNVLNINVITPLKT
- a CDS encoding nucleotidyltransferase domain-containing protein, coding for MNILRRFVAEAEKLLGSVEVYLFGSYARGDWLEDSDVDLIVVSPAFRGLDVGKRYSIVRRFLPKDMGFEILTYTPEEFEEAKRRSVVLQDAMKYWIKIE